Within the Clostridium scatologenes genome, the region ATACCGATAATTCCAACTACTGAAATTAATATGGACATTATAAGAAAAGATGTAAATAGTTTGGTTTTAACTTTTATGTTTTTTAAAAATCTCATTGTAATTCCTCCATTAAGTAGATATTTATGCGTACTGAAATATTCTGTTTTTCAAATTAACTTTGATATTTTATTAAACATTGATTATTTGGATTTAAAATATATAGAGATTTAAAAAATATTAAATATTTATATTTGACTTGCGGTATTTAATACACATCCCTCCACATCACATTAAAATTTGTAATTAGAATAATTGACTTGATAACATATAATAAATTGTTTAAATTTACATAAAATTTGAATTGAGTGCATACTATTCAATGAGAAGTAAACGATTTACATAGATTTATTATACTACAATTGTAATAAAATGCAAATATTGTATATTGATGTGCCACTAAAAGCTGAAAAAATAGTTTTATATATTTTGATAATAAAAAATATAATTTGTGATTATGTATTGACAAAGTAATTGAATTTGATTATCATTATCATTGAAAGAGAAAATAAAATTAGTACTTTTAAATTATTTGGTCATTACTAAACTTGCATTTGATATTTAGAAATGTGATTTTAGGACTATAAAGTAGATTTGTATGAATAGAGGGGAATTCTATGCTTATTGGACTTTTAAATCTATTAAAAAAACCTGAGAAGTATTCTTTAAAAGAAATGGCTGAATTTTTTAAAACAGATATTTCGGCTATAAAAGTAGAGCTTAAATATTTAGAGCAAAAAGGTTATATAAAGGGATGGAAAGAGTGATTATTGCAGAATGAGATTACAGGTTAAGGCGAAATTTTAATGGGTATTAGCAATATAAGTATTTACAAAAATAGATATAAGTAGTATACTTAGATTGAAATTTGTGATAATGATATTCATTATCGATTAGCAAAAATATAGATAGTAATATTTATATTTTTATTTTTTAAAAATTAGTTGAGAATGATTATCTATATCAGTTAATTTGAAGTAAAAATAATATGTTGCATGTAATATAAATTTTTTTATATTAAGGTTTGCAATTATAGAAGGTAGTGATATACATGAAAAAGAAAACTACTGATATTAGTAACTTAAGTGAAAAGTTAATAAGTAATGGGTATAAAATTACAAAGCAAAGATGTGAAATTATAAAAGCAATATATGAAAATAGTGTACATATGAATGCTGATGAAATATATAAAAAAGTAAAACATAAGAAAATAGGACTTAGCACAGTATATAGAAATCTCATGATATTAGAAACTGTTGGGATAATAAAAAGAATTAATGCAGCAAATACAAGCTACTATGAATTACAAAGTATAGGAGAAATTGATATACATGCGAAATGCATAAGGTGTAACAAGATAG harbors:
- a CDS encoding Fur family transcriptional regulator, which encodes MKKKTTDISNLSEKLISNGYKITKQRCEIIKAIYENSVHMNADEIYKKVKHKKIGLSTVYRNLMILETVGIIKRINAANTSYYELQSIGEIDIHAKCIRCNKIVDIKKEKLEENAKKLIKNIKQERGSIINSASIVLSVICEKCKSEIILNRNSNKGRDG